From Actinoplanes oblitus, a single genomic window includes:
- a CDS encoding dihydrofolate reductase family protein, whose protein sequence is MGDIIVIQFITLDGVVSDPDGRGGTGHGGWAFKFGSGPVDGDKFRLGSRLADGVHLYGRRTWEAFATLWPARDGEFAGLMNAAAKRVATRTGIDAGAWPNSAAIDGDPVAWAKDERQRRDVVVIGSLSVVRALAAADLVDEYRLVTFPVVAGAGDRLFDGGGGGDFRFVTIEPGSGGVTALTALRRER, encoded by the coding sequence ATGGGCGACATCATCGTCATTCAGTTCATCACCCTGGACGGGGTGGTCTCCGACCCCGACGGGCGCGGGGGCACCGGGCACGGCGGGTGGGCGTTCAAGTTCGGGTCGGGGCCGGTGGACGGCGACAAGTTCCGGCTGGGGTCGCGGCTGGCGGACGGCGTTCACCTGTACGGGCGGCGCACCTGGGAGGCGTTCGCCACGCTCTGGCCGGCTCGCGACGGCGAGTTCGCGGGGCTGATGAACGCCGCGGCCAAGCGGGTCGCCACCCGTACCGGGATCGACGCGGGCGCCTGGCCGAACTCGGCGGCGATCGACGGCGACCCGGTCGCCTGGGCGAAGGACGAGCGGCAGCGCCGGGACGTCGTGGTCATCGGCAGCCTGAGCGTGGTGCGGGCGCTCGCGGCCGCCGACCTGGTCGACGAGTACCGGCTGGTCACCTTCCCGGTGGTGGCCGGGGCGGGTGACCGGCTGTTCGACGGTGGTGGTGGCGGCGACTTCCGCTTCGTCACCATCGAACCGGGGTCCGGCGGGGTGACGGCGCTGACCGCGCTGCGCCGGGAGCGGTAG
- a CDS encoding RNA polymerase subunit sigma-70, translated as MVTSPEQHEAFRGDLLAHCYRMLGSFQEAEDLVQETLLRAWKAADRFDSGKASLRTWLHRIATNACLTALEGRARRPLPSGLGGPGDPLAPLTPSLDVPWLQPFPDARLGDPAEAAQQRAGLRLAWVAALQLLPARQRAVLVLREVLQLSAAEVADVLDTSVASVNSGLQRARAALRAAAPALDELREPGDPGERAVVERYLVAFEAADVPALSRLLADDVALEMPPVALWLLGRAHYRAFVERVFAMRGPGWRLLPVAANGGPALAAYAPDGRAHSLQVFEVAGGLIRRGVTFVDPALFASFGLPAALGA; from the coding sequence GTGGTGACGAGTCCCGAGCAACACGAGGCGTTCCGCGGCGACCTGCTCGCGCACTGCTACCGGATGCTCGGGTCGTTCCAGGAGGCCGAGGATCTGGTCCAGGAGACCCTGCTGCGGGCGTGGAAGGCCGCCGACCGGTTCGACAGCGGCAAGGCGTCGCTGCGCACCTGGCTGCACCGGATCGCCACGAACGCCTGCCTGACCGCCCTGGAGGGCCGCGCCCGGCGCCCGTTGCCGAGCGGACTCGGCGGTCCCGGCGACCCGCTGGCGCCGCTGACCCCCAGCCTCGACGTGCCCTGGCTGCAGCCGTTCCCGGACGCCCGGCTCGGCGACCCGGCCGAGGCCGCCCAGCAGCGTGCCGGCCTGCGCCTGGCCTGGGTCGCCGCCCTGCAACTGCTGCCGGCCCGGCAACGCGCCGTGCTGGTGCTGCGCGAGGTGCTCCAGCTGTCCGCCGCCGAGGTCGCCGATGTGCTCGACACCAGCGTCGCCTCGGTGAACAGCGGCCTGCAGCGGGCCCGGGCCGCCCTGCGCGCCGCCGCTCCGGCGCTCGACGAGCTGCGCGAGCCGGGCGATCCGGGGGAGCGGGCGGTCGTCGAGCGCTACCTGGTGGCGTTCGAGGCGGCCGACGTGCCGGCGCTGTCCCGGCTGCTCGCCGACGACGTGGCGCTGGAGATGCCGCCGGTGGCGCTCTGGCTGCTCGGGCGGGCGCACTACCGCGCGTTCGTCGAGCGGGTGTTCGCGATGCGCGGCCCGGGCTGGCGGCTGCTGCCGGTGGCGGCCAACGGGGGCCCGGCGCTGGCCGCCTACGCCCCGGACGGGCGGGCGCACTCGCTGCAGGTGTTCGAGGTGGCCGGCGGGCTGATCCGGCGCGGTGTGACCTTCGTCGACCCGGCGCTCTTCGCGTCGTTCGGACTGCCCGCCGCCCTCGGCGCGTGA
- a CDS encoding alpha-L-arabinofuranosidase B, with protein sequence MPSRTRRLVSGAAVLGAVLAGILVNAAPSVAAGTGPCDIYASGGTPCVAAHSTTRALYGAYSGSLYQVRRNSDGATTNIAPLTAGGVANAAAQDSFCANTTCLITVIYDQSGRGNHLTQAPPGGFQGPDVGGKDNLASATGAPVAVGGKKAYGVWISPGTGYRNNNTNGIATGDQPEGMYAIFDGTHFNGGCCFDYGNAETNSLDTGNGHMEAIYFGNSTGWGSGAGSGPWIMADLENGLFSGYNPGNNAGDPTITHRFLTAAIKGGPNRWAIRGGNAQSGGLSTFYSGVRPNKSGYNPMHKEGAIILGIGGDNSVSAQGTFYEGVMTSGYPSDATENAVQANIAAAGYATTSLTSGPAVTVGSSVSLRATTACCTTRYLAHSGTSVATQVVSSASSATLKGQATFVVRSGLANGGCVSFESKDTPGSYLRHSGFQLYLNANDNGTQFKQDATFCPQAGLNGQGNALRSFNYPTRYIRHYNNAGYIASQGGVHTFDATGLFADDVSWVVGAGWS encoded by the coding sequence ATGCCATCCCGAACCCGCAGGCTGGTCTCCGGCGCCGCAGTCCTCGGCGCCGTGCTCGCCGGCATCCTGGTCAACGCCGCCCCGTCGGTCGCCGCCGGCACCGGCCCGTGCGACATCTACGCCTCCGGCGGCACCCCCTGCGTCGCCGCGCACAGCACCACCCGCGCCCTCTACGGCGCCTACTCCGGCTCCCTCTACCAGGTGCGACGCAACTCCGACGGGGCCACCACGAACATCGCCCCGCTGACCGCCGGCGGGGTCGCCAACGCCGCCGCCCAGGACAGCTTCTGCGCGAACACCACCTGCCTGATCACCGTCATCTACGACCAGTCCGGCCGGGGCAACCACCTCACCCAGGCGCCGCCCGGCGGTTTCCAGGGGCCGGACGTGGGCGGCAAGGACAATCTGGCCAGCGCCACCGGCGCCCCGGTCGCCGTCGGCGGCAAGAAGGCGTACGGCGTCTGGATCTCACCGGGCACCGGGTACCGCAACAACAACACCAACGGCATCGCCACCGGGGACCAGCCCGAGGGCATGTACGCGATCTTCGACGGCACCCACTTCAACGGCGGCTGCTGCTTCGACTACGGCAACGCCGAGACCAACAGCCTGGACACCGGCAACGGCCACATGGAGGCCATCTACTTCGGCAACAGCACCGGCTGGGGCAGCGGCGCCGGCAGCGGCCCGTGGATCATGGCCGACCTGGAGAACGGTCTCTTCAGTGGCTACAACCCGGGGAACAACGCCGGCGACCCGACCATCACCCACCGGTTCCTGACCGCCGCCATCAAGGGCGGCCCCAACCGGTGGGCGATCCGCGGCGGCAACGCCCAGTCCGGCGGCCTGTCCACCTTCTACAGCGGGGTCCGGCCGAACAAGTCCGGCTACAACCCGATGCACAAAGAGGGCGCCATCATCCTCGGCATCGGTGGGGACAACAGTGTCAGCGCGCAGGGTACCTTCTACGAGGGCGTGATGACCTCCGGCTACCCGTCGGACGCCACGGAGAACGCGGTCCAGGCCAACATCGCCGCCGCCGGTTACGCCACCACCTCGCTGACCAGCGGCCCGGCCGTCACCGTCGGCTCGTCGGTGTCGCTGCGCGCCACCACGGCGTGCTGCACCACCCGGTACCTCGCGCACTCCGGCACCAGCGTGGCCACCCAGGTGGTCTCCTCGGCCAGCTCCGCGACCCTCAAGGGCCAGGCCACCTTCGTCGTCCGGTCCGGCCTGGCCAACGGCGGCTGCGTCTCCTTCGAGTCGAAGGACACCCCCGGCAGCTACCTGCGCCACAGCGGCTTCCAGCTCTACCTGAACGCCAACGACAACGGCACCCAGTTCAAGCAGGACGCCACTTTCTGCCCGCAGGCCGGCCTCAACGGCCAGGGCAACGCGCTGCGCTCGTTCAACTATCCGACCCGGTACATTCGGCACTACAACAACGCCGGCTACATCGCCAGCCAGGGCGGCGTGCACACCTTCGACGCCACCGGCCTGTTCGCCGACGACGTCAGCTGGGTCGTCGGCGCCGGCTGGTCCTGA
- a CDS encoding MFS transporter, whose protein sequence is MSEVLIDHRRRARRGRVATSLAFLLFGTALGVWTARLPAVKEKLGLSDGRLTFVLLAFAAGCLLGLAVLGRLSDRVGSSRLLVVAAALEGTLLAAAGLAGTLVLLCVTVFAFGAVHGTLNIAMNANAVEVQRAWGSPIMSSFHAIYSVGGFAGALLGGQFARHAVGIGPTFLLTGAGLLVLTGWAALWVLPSRAVVAEPRVVSPGGRGSPLVVFFGVLVLFTLVGEGAAADWSAVYLRDDLHATPGFAAYGYAAFAIMMTVGRIFGDRLVVALGPVTLVRAGGLLAAGGLGVALLVDRPVAGVAGFGLLGLGLSGIAPQVFSAVGSRDARRSGRDLSTVVSIGYVGFLIGPIVIGAAATVVGLPAALWIPAVLAVVVAASGSVMRPARSEAEVVPPDR, encoded by the coding sequence ATGTCAGAGGTCCTCATCGATCACCGGCGGCGGGCGCGCCGCGGGCGGGTCGCCACCTCGCTGGCGTTCCTGCTCTTCGGGACGGCGCTGGGGGTGTGGACGGCGCGGCTGCCGGCGGTCAAGGAGAAGCTCGGTCTCAGCGACGGGCGGCTGACGTTCGTGCTGCTGGCGTTCGCGGCCGGGTGCCTGCTCGGGCTGGCCGTGCTGGGGCGGCTGTCCGACCGGGTCGGGAGTTCCCGGCTGCTCGTGGTGGCGGCGGCGCTGGAGGGGACGCTGCTGGCGGCGGCCGGGTTGGCCGGCACGCTGGTGCTGCTGTGCGTCACCGTGTTCGCCTTCGGCGCGGTGCACGGGACGCTCAACATCGCGATGAACGCGAACGCGGTCGAGGTGCAGCGGGCGTGGGGCAGTCCGATCATGTCGTCGTTCCACGCGATCTACAGCGTCGGCGGGTTCGCCGGGGCGCTGCTCGGCGGCCAGTTCGCCCGGCACGCGGTCGGGATCGGGCCGACGTTCCTGCTCACCGGCGCCGGCCTGCTGGTGCTGACCGGGTGGGCGGCGCTGTGGGTGTTGCCGTCCAGGGCAGTGGTCGCCGAGCCGCGCGTCGTGAGCCCCGGCGGGCGCGGGTCGCCGCTAGTGGTGTTCTTCGGCGTGCTGGTGCTGTTCACGCTGGTGGGTGAGGGGGCGGCGGCCGACTGGAGTGCTGTCTACCTGCGGGACGACCTGCACGCCACGCCGGGTTTCGCGGCCTACGGATACGCCGCGTTCGCCATCATGATGACCGTGGGCCGGATCTTCGGGGACCGGCTGGTGGTCGCCCTGGGCCCGGTCACCCTGGTGCGGGCGGGCGGCCTGCTGGCCGCGGGTGGTCTCGGCGTGGCCCTGCTGGTGGACCGGCCGGTGGCCGGGGTGGCCGGTTTCGGCCTGCTCGGGCTGGGGCTGTCCGGGATCGCGCCGCAGGTGTTCTCCGCGGTGGGTAGCCGGGATGCCCGGCGCTCCGGGCGTGACCTGTCGACGGTGGTGAGCATCGGGTACGTCGGCTTCCTGATCGGACCGATCGTGATCGGGGCGGCGGCCACCGTGGTCGGCCTGCCCGCCGCGCTGTGGATCCCGGCGGTCCTGGCCGTGGTGGTCGCGGCGAGCGGCAGCGTGATGCGCCCGGCGCGGAGCGAGGCCGAGGTCGTGCCGCCGGATCGGTGA
- a CDS encoding threonine/serine exporter family protein: MSGDFTARDERLLLEFLLYLGSGLTAAGEAVNQIQEHLLRVATAYGAADARISVFPTFLVVSLAPGRPVTQEPTRQLGGGLRLDQTAELYRLLRAAERGEVAPAEGSRRVLEVVRTPPRFGSPVRVLGHAVLTAGICMILKPTWGDLLLAALFGVLIGVLKLTGARWASVQMIMPVVASFTVAAITFVLAGTGWAEADLRALVAPLCTFLPGAMLTMAVVELSAYEMVTGASRLVAGILQLGLLAFGIIGAAQAVGVPPPGSPADVAANTLGWWAPWLGTAVVGVGNYLMLAGPPRSLGWLCLVLYAGWIGQYLGGLVLGGYLSGFVGAVALTVVAYLVERAPGAPPALVSFLPGFWLLVPGALSLIGVTEYLGQSTVRGAEDLIDAAGSMVAIALGVLCGHPLYRALAGTLHWTRRQDDLVHPDPQGHGG, from the coding sequence CTGCGGGTGGCCACGGCGTACGGCGCGGCGGACGCCCGGATCAGCGTCTTCCCGACGTTCCTGGTGGTGTCGCTGGCCCCCGGGCGGCCGGTGACCCAGGAACCGACCCGGCAGCTGGGCGGCGGCCTGCGGCTGGACCAGACCGCCGAGCTGTACCGGCTGCTGCGCGCCGCCGAGCGTGGTGAGGTCGCACCGGCCGAGGGCAGCCGGCGGGTGCTCGAGGTGGTCCGGACGCCGCCCCGCTTCGGCTCGCCGGTACGGGTCCTCGGGCACGCCGTGCTGACCGCCGGCATCTGCATGATCCTCAAACCGACCTGGGGTGACCTGCTGCTGGCCGCCCTCTTCGGGGTGCTGATCGGCGTGCTCAAGCTGACCGGCGCCCGCTGGGCCAGCGTCCAGATGATCATGCCGGTGGTGGCCTCGTTCACCGTCGCCGCGATCACCTTCGTGCTGGCCGGGACCGGGTGGGCCGAGGCCGACCTGCGCGCGCTGGTCGCGCCGCTGTGCACGTTCCTGCCCGGGGCGATGCTGACCATGGCGGTGGTGGAGCTGTCCGCGTACGAGATGGTCACCGGCGCCAGCCGCCTGGTCGCCGGCATCCTGCAGCTCGGGCTGCTCGCCTTCGGCATCATCGGCGCCGCCCAGGCGGTCGGCGTGCCACCGCCCGGGTCACCGGCCGACGTCGCCGCGAACACGCTGGGCTGGTGGGCACCCTGGCTCGGCACCGCCGTCGTCGGCGTCGGCAACTACCTGATGCTGGCCGGGCCGCCCCGGTCCCTGGGCTGGCTGTGCCTGGTCCTCTACGCCGGCTGGATCGGCCAGTACCTCGGCGGGCTGGTCCTCGGCGGCTACCTGAGCGGCTTCGTCGGCGCCGTGGCCCTGACCGTGGTCGCCTACCTGGTGGAGCGGGCGCCGGGCGCCCCACCCGCCCTGGTCTCGTTCCTGCCCGGCTTCTGGCTCCTGGTCCCGGGCGCCCTGTCCCTGATCGGCGTGACCGAGTACCTCGGCCAGTCAACGGTCCGCGGCGCCGAGGACCTGATCGACGCGGCGGGGTCGATGGTGGCGATCGCCCTCGGGGTGCTGTGCGGGCATCCGCTCTACCGGGCCCTGGCCGGCACCCTGCACTGGACCCGCCGCCAGGACGATCTCGTCCATCCGGACCCGCAGGGACACGGCGGATAG